Proteins encoded in a region of the Corynebacterium genitalium ATCC 33030 genome:
- a CDS encoding type IV toxin-antitoxin system AbiEi family antitoxin, which produces MLREIDAANRVLALEGLPVRLELRSEFGSEPPSGLLNLIDVRDPEAVAYPVVGFMGALPSKYFPEQRTGERFLLLSENITPAVAESLRQRNIMYLDARGNCFVNEGPIFVDIRGRTRAPESSGRARGGELSGPVNSAQNLFTPRRAQVIAVLLSFPELLGKPTRLLAKASDTSVGTTSQTLSLLKETGYLFESGSGFSFTPNKVQTLVDTWVDAYSTGLGKRLELFHGKAELSRLGDIDPRGWVSGEAAVPELVRGGDSVTLYVDHRNDLKSLIKDSRMRNDPQGNVLVRRAFWSQPWAPDLQRVIDSESDMHGWSVAPRILLIADLAATRDPRLVEVSQTIRAQLLRDIDAQR; this is translated from the coding sequence ATGTTGCGTGAAATCGACGCTGCGAATCGGGTTCTTGCGCTCGAAGGGCTGCCGGTCCGACTGGAGCTTAGATCTGAGTTCGGATCTGAGCCGCCTTCAGGCCTCCTTAATCTCATCGACGTTCGGGATCCGGAAGCGGTTGCTTACCCGGTGGTGGGTTTCATGGGAGCACTGCCGTCTAAGTATTTTCCAGAGCAACGGACGGGGGAGCGATTCCTTCTTTTATCGGAGAACATCACTCCTGCAGTCGCTGAATCGCTGCGCCAGAGAAACATTATGTACCTCGATGCGCGGGGCAACTGTTTCGTCAATGAGGGTCCGATATTTGTGGATATCCGAGGCCGGACTCGCGCCCCCGAAAGCTCCGGAAGGGCGAGAGGCGGGGAGCTTTCTGGTCCAGTGAATTCGGCGCAAAACTTGTTCACACCGCGGCGTGCGCAAGTGATAGCTGTGCTTTTGTCGTTTCCGGAGCTGCTCGGCAAACCGACCCGGCTATTGGCGAAGGCTTCAGACACTTCTGTAGGAACGACCTCGCAAACGCTTTCCCTGTTGAAGGAGACGGGGTATTTGTTCGAATCGGGCAGCGGATTCAGCTTCACGCCCAACAAGGTGCAGACATTGGTGGACACGTGGGTGGACGCTTACTCGACAGGTCTCGGGAAGCGTCTTGAGTTGTTCCACGGGAAAGCTGAGCTGTCTCGCCTGGGAGACATAGATCCACGTGGCTGGGTCAGCGGGGAAGCGGCTGTTCCGGAATTGGTGCGCGGTGGCGACTCTGTCACGTTGTACGTCGATCATCGAAATGATCTGAAGAGCTTGATAAAAGACTCAAGGATGCGCAACGATCCGCAAGGGAATGTGCTCGTTCGGAGGGCCTTTTGGTCACAACCGTGGGCACCTGATCTTCAGCGGGTGATCGATTCTGAGTCGGACATGCACGGATGGTCGGTTGCCCCGCGCATCCTCCTGATTGCTGACCTCGCAGCGACTCGTGATCCTCGCTTGGTCGAAGTGTCGCAAACCATCAGAGCGCAGTTGCTTAGGGATATCGATGCACAACGATGA
- a CDS encoding nucleotidyl transferase AbiEii/AbiGii toxin family protein, with the protein MHNDEHICTVLEQVGEFISLDSVMVVGAACRDIHQSSFRNAEPARATGDVDLGLAVEDWGAFLALRSAFSPHSSAWQEVKIGDIAVDLVPFGPLETPPGTVVTDDGIQMNVAGFQEAFDNADLHTLSNGMQIKIPTVPGLAALKLHAWLDRYLKGNYKDAYDLALIMAWYGEPQAERLFDRFLEYREPEEIFPDDQLAAFVLGADVAVELGVEAASILHERFEREPENGIELLAKELTCRGEHSLPKDRRRAQVDSLLDGLNEGIRGMSI; encoded by the coding sequence ATGCACAACGATGAACATATTTGCACTGTCTTAGAGCAGGTGGGGGAGTTTATTTCACTCGATAGCGTGATGGTCGTTGGGGCGGCCTGTCGTGACATTCACCAGTCCAGTTTCCGCAACGCGGAACCGGCTCGCGCCACCGGGGATGTGGATTTAGGCCTTGCGGTTGAAGATTGGGGTGCCTTTTTGGCTCTCCGTTCTGCGTTCTCACCACACTCGAGCGCCTGGCAAGAGGTGAAGATCGGTGATATCGCTGTTGATCTGGTGCCCTTTGGGCCCTTGGAGACCCCTCCTGGGACTGTCGTCACAGATGACGGGATCCAAATGAATGTCGCCGGATTTCAGGAAGCGTTTGATAATGCAGACCTCCACACGTTGTCTAACGGTATGCAGATCAAGATTCCTACTGTTCCTGGTCTAGCGGCTTTAAAGCTGCATGCATGGTTAGACCGCTATCTGAAGGGGAACTACAAAGACGCTTATGACCTCGCCCTGATCATGGCTTGGTACGGAGAGCCTCAAGCTGAACGACTGTTTGATCGGTTCTTGGAATACCGGGAGCCGGAGGAAATTTTCCCAGATGACCAACTGGCCGCTTTCGTCCTCGGGGCAGATGTAGCCGTAGAGCTGGGTGTGGAGGCCGCGTCCATTCTGCATGAGAGGTTCGAGCGTGAGCCTGAGAATGGCATTGAACTCCTTGCCAAAGAGTTGACCTGTCGTGGTGAACACTCTCTCCCAAAGGATCGCAGGCGAGCCCAAGTAGATTCTCTGTTGGACGGGCTCAACGAGGGGATCAGAGGTATGAGCATATGA
- the gluQRS gene encoding tRNA glutamyl-Q(34) synthetase GluQRS: MTPFDAPAGRYAPSPSGDLHFGNLRTAVLAWLFARQSGRRFYMRVEDVDSERSSAESARRQLEDLAAVGIEWDEPVIYQSNRSEAYEAALATLTEKGLVYECYCTRRDIREAASAPHVQPGMYPGTCRELDDETRVQKRALLRAENRLPALRLKSQAEQWTVRDFYHGEFTGPVDDVILRRGGNLEQAQAGDWAYNLAVVVDDGDQRVDQVVRGDDLLASAPAQAYLAHELGYAEPEYVHVPLVVNKEGRRLAKRDGAVTLREMNAGAVDVPGAIAESLGYPGADMALLLQEFDPEALPREPFVWCD, translated from the coding sequence ATGACCCCGTTCGATGCCCCCGCCGGCCGGTACGCCCCCAGCCCCAGCGGTGATCTCCACTTTGGCAACCTGCGCACTGCGGTGCTGGCGTGGTTGTTCGCGCGCCAATCGGGCCGACGATTTTACATGCGGGTGGAGGATGTTGATTCGGAGCGGTCGTCGGCGGAATCGGCCCGGCGCCAGCTCGAGGACCTCGCGGCGGTCGGCATCGAGTGGGACGAGCCGGTCATCTACCAGTCGAATCGCTCCGAGGCGTACGAGGCCGCACTCGCCACGCTCACCGAAAAAGGCCTGGTCTACGAGTGCTATTGCACGCGCCGCGACATCCGCGAAGCAGCGTCCGCCCCGCATGTTCAGCCCGGCATGTATCCAGGCACGTGCAGAGAGCTTGACGACGAGACCCGCGTCCAGAAACGTGCCCTCCTCCGCGCCGAAAACCGCCTTCCCGCTCTTCGCCTGAAGTCCCAGGCGGAGCAGTGGACGGTGCGGGACTTCTATCACGGCGAGTTCACCGGCCCCGTCGACGATGTCATCTTGCGCCGCGGCGGCAACCTTGAACAGGCGCAGGCAGGGGACTGGGCCTACAACCTCGCGGTGGTCGTGGACGACGGCGACCAGCGTGTCGACCAGGTAGTGCGCGGGGATGACCTGCTCGCCTCCGCCCCGGCGCAGGCCTACCTGGCGCACGAGCTGGGATACGCCGAGCCGGAATACGTGCACGTGCCGCTGGTGGTGAACAAGGAGGGGCGCAGGCTAGCCAAGCGCGACGGAGCCGTCACGCTGCGCGAGATGAACGCTGGCGCCGTGGACGTCCCAGGCGCGATCGCAGAGTCGCTGGGTTACCCAGGCGCGGACATGGCCTTGTTGCTCCAGGAATTCGATCCGGAAGCGCTTCCGCGCGAGCCGTTCGTCTGGTGCGACTGA